A stretch of the Argentina anserina chromosome 6, drPotAnse1.1, whole genome shotgun sequence genome encodes the following:
- the LOC126800744 gene encoding uncharacterized protein LOC126800744 isoform X2: MHRVGSAGNTSNSSRPRKEKRLTYVLSDADDRKHCAGINCLAVLKGSESGSDYLFTGSRDGTLKRWGVTEDAATCSATFESHVDWVNDAVLAGDNTLVSCSSDTTLKTWDCLSDGTCTRTLRQHSDYVTCLAAAEKNSNVVASGGLGGEVFIWDLDAALTPVSKSSDSMEEDSSNGTNGSGNAQPITSLRTISSSNSISMHTTPAHGYVPISAKGHKESVYALAMNDSGSLLVSGGTEKVVRVWDPRSGSKSMKLRGHTDNIRALLLDSTGRFCLSGSSDSMIRLWDLGQQRCVHSYAVHTDSVWALASTPTFSHVYSGGRDLSLYLTDLATRESLLLCTGEHPILQLALDDDSIWVATTDSSVHRWPAEGRNPQKIIQRGGAFLAGNLSFSRARVSLEGSTLVPVYKEPVFTIPGTPGIVQHEILNNRRHVLTKDTATSVKLWEITRGVVIEDFGKVSFEEKKEELFETVSIPAWFTVDTRLGSLSVHMDTPQCFSAEMYSADLNIVGKPEDDKVNLARETLKGLLAHWLGKRKQRLGTQASTNGDVPSGKESTPRIITHSRIEADGNAENDSMVYPPFELSTASPPSIITEGSQGGPWRKKITDLDGTEDEKDFPWWCLDCVLNNRLPPRENTKCSFYLHPCEGSTVQILTQGKLSAPRILRIHKVVNYVVEKMVLDKPLDSANPDSTFSPSLAGGPLSVIGDGSFRSGLKPWQKLKPSIEILCNNQVLSPDMSLATVRAYVWKKSEDLVLNYRVVQGR; this comes from the exons ATGCACCGAGTGGGTAGTGCTGGGAACACATCCAATTCTAGTCGCCCTCGTAAAGAGAAGCGGTTAACGTATGTGTTGAGTGATGCTGATGACAGAAAG CATTGCGCAGGCATAAACTGTTTGGCTGTATTGAAGGGATCAGAGTCTGGGTCTGATTACCTATTTACTGGGAGTCGCGATGGAACACTTAAAAGATGGGGTGTGACAGAAGATGCCGCTACCTGCTCAGCAACTTTCGAGTCTCATGTGGATTGG GTTAATGATGCTGTTCTTGCAGGGGATAATACACTTGTTTCCTGTTCTTCAGATACCACCCTAAAG ACGTGGGATTGCTTGTCAGATGGAACTTGTACCAGAACTCTTCGTCAGCATTCTGACTACGTCACTTGTCTTGCTGCTGCTGAgaaaaat AGCAATGTTGTTGCCTCTGGTGGACTTGGAGGGGAGGTATTCATTTGGGATCTCGACGCAGCCCTTACTCCGGTCTCAAAATCAAGCGATTCTATGGAAGAAGATAGTTCAAATGGTACCAATGGTTCTGGAAATGCACAACCAATTACAAGTTTACGTACTATCAGCTCTAGCAACAGCATTTCTATGCACACAACTCCAGCACATGGATATGTTCCAATCTCTGCCAAAGGTCACAAGGAATCAGTGTATGCATTGGCAATGAATGATAGTGGATCACTTCTTGTCTCTGGTGGAACAGAGAAG GTTGTGCGTGTTTGGGACCCAAGAAGTGGCTCAAAATCTATGAAACTAAGAGGGCATACAGATAATATCAGGGCTTTGCTTCTTGATTCTACTGGCAG GTTTTGCTTATCCGGATCTTCTGATTCAATGATTAG ACTATGGGATCTTGGTCAGCAAAGATGTGTGCATTCTTATGCGGTGCACACAGATTCTGTTTGGGCACTTGCCAGTACCCCAACGTTTAGTCATGTATATAGTGGTGGGCGAGACCTTTCT TTGTACTTGACAGACTTGGCCACAAGAGAGAGTCTTTTGCTTTGCACAGGAGAACACCCCATTCTGCAGTTGGCTTTAGATGATGATAGCATATGGGTTGCAACAACAGATTCTTCAGTTCATAGATGGCCTGCTGAGGGGCGCAACCCTCAAAAAATTATCCAAAGAGGTGGCGCTTTCTTGGCTGGGAATTTGTCATTCTCAAGAGCAAGGGTGTCCTTAGAAGGATCTACCCTA GTCCCTGTTTATAAAGAACCAGTCTTTACAATTCCTGGAACCCCTGGAATAGTGCAACATGAAATATTAAATAATAGACGTCATGTCCTGACAAAG GATACTGCTACTTCGGTGAAGCTGTGGGAGATTACTAGAGGTGTTGTTATTGAGGATTTCGGAAag GTCTCGTTTGAGGAAAAGAAGGAAGAGCTTTTTGAGACT GTAAGCATTCCTGCATGGTTCACTGTGGATACCAGGCTTGGAAGTTTATCTGTACATATGGATACCCCACAATGCTTTTCAGCAGAGATGTATTCTGCAGACCTTAATATTGTAGGAAAGCCTGAAGATGACAAG GTTAATTTGGCACGAGAAACCCTAAAAGGGCTCTTGGCTCATTGGTTGGGGAAAAGAAAGCAAAGATTGGGAACACAAGCCTCAACGAATGGGGATGTGCCATCCGGAAAGGAAAGTACCCCCAGAATTATTACCCACTCAAGAATTGAGGCGGATGGTAATGCCGAAAATGATTCAATGGTCTATCCTCCTTTTGAATTGTCTACAGCTTCCCCTCCTTCTATCATCACTGAGGGCTCTCAGGGAGGACCGTGGAGAAAGAAGATCACTGATCTAGATGGAACTGAAGATGAGAAGGACTTCCCATGGTGGTGTCTGGATTGTGTGTTAAATAATCGCCTTCCTCCTAGAGAAAATACAAA GTGCAGTTTCTATCTACATCCATGTGAAGGTTCAACTGTTCAGATCCTTACACAAGGAAAACTAAGTGCTCCTCGCATACTACGAATTCATAAG GTTGTTAATTATGTAGTTGAAAAGATGGTCCTGGACAAACCATTAGATAGTGCAAATCCGGACTCAACATTTTCACCTAGTCTTGCTGGAGGGCCATTGTCTGTCATTGGAGATGGATCTTTTCGGTCTGGATTGAAGCCATGGCAAAAGCTTAAACCTTCTATAGAGATATTGTGCAACAATCAG GTCTTATCCCCAGACATGAGCTTAGCCACAGTACGGGCGTATGTATGGAAGAAATCCGAGGACCTGGTTCTTAATTACAGGGTGGTTCAGGGCAGGTGA
- the LOC126800744 gene encoding uncharacterized protein LOC126800744 isoform X1, translated as MHRVGSAGNTSNSSRPRKEKRLTYVLSDADDRKHCAGINCLAVLKGSESGSDYLFTGSRDGTLKRWGVTEDAATCSATFESHVDWVNDAVLAGDNTLVSCSSDTTLKTWDCLSDGTCTRTLRQHSDYVTCLAAAEKNSNVVASGGLGGEVFIWDLDAALTPVSKSSDSMEEDSSNGTNGSGNAQPITSLRTISSSNSISMHTTPAHGYVPISAKGHKESVYALAMNDSGSLLVSGGTEKVVRVWDPRSGSKSMKLRGHTDNIRALLLDSTGRFCLSGSSDSMIRLWDLGQQRCVHSYAVHTDSVWALASTPTFSHVYSGGRDLSLYLTDLATRESLLLCTGEHPILQLALDDDSIWVATTDSSVHRWPAEGRNPQKIIQRGGAFLAGNLSFSRARVSLEGSTLVPVYKEPVFTIPGTPGIVQHEILNNRRHVLTKDTATSVKLWEITRGVVIEDFGKVSFEEKKEELFETVSIPAWFTVDTRLGSLSVHMDTPQCFSAEMYSADLNIVGKPEDDKVNLARETLKGLLAHWLGKRKQRLGTQASTNGDVPSGKESTPRIITHSRIEADGNAENDSMVYPPFELSTASPPSIITEGSQGGPWRKKITDLDGTEDEKDFPWWCLDCVLNNRLPPRENTKCSFYLHPCEGSTVQILTQGKLSAPRILRIHKVVNYVVEKMVLDKPLDSANPDSTFSPSLAGGPLSVIGDGSFRSGLKPWQKLKPSIEILCNNQVLSPDMSLATVRAYVWKKSEDLVLNYRVVQGRS; from the exons ATGCACCGAGTGGGTAGTGCTGGGAACACATCCAATTCTAGTCGCCCTCGTAAAGAGAAGCGGTTAACGTATGTGTTGAGTGATGCTGATGACAGAAAG CATTGCGCAGGCATAAACTGTTTGGCTGTATTGAAGGGATCAGAGTCTGGGTCTGATTACCTATTTACTGGGAGTCGCGATGGAACACTTAAAAGATGGGGTGTGACAGAAGATGCCGCTACCTGCTCAGCAACTTTCGAGTCTCATGTGGATTGG GTTAATGATGCTGTTCTTGCAGGGGATAATACACTTGTTTCCTGTTCTTCAGATACCACCCTAAAG ACGTGGGATTGCTTGTCAGATGGAACTTGTACCAGAACTCTTCGTCAGCATTCTGACTACGTCACTTGTCTTGCTGCTGCTGAgaaaaat AGCAATGTTGTTGCCTCTGGTGGACTTGGAGGGGAGGTATTCATTTGGGATCTCGACGCAGCCCTTACTCCGGTCTCAAAATCAAGCGATTCTATGGAAGAAGATAGTTCAAATGGTACCAATGGTTCTGGAAATGCACAACCAATTACAAGTTTACGTACTATCAGCTCTAGCAACAGCATTTCTATGCACACAACTCCAGCACATGGATATGTTCCAATCTCTGCCAAAGGTCACAAGGAATCAGTGTATGCATTGGCAATGAATGATAGTGGATCACTTCTTGTCTCTGGTGGAACAGAGAAG GTTGTGCGTGTTTGGGACCCAAGAAGTGGCTCAAAATCTATGAAACTAAGAGGGCATACAGATAATATCAGGGCTTTGCTTCTTGATTCTACTGGCAG GTTTTGCTTATCCGGATCTTCTGATTCAATGATTAG ACTATGGGATCTTGGTCAGCAAAGATGTGTGCATTCTTATGCGGTGCACACAGATTCTGTTTGGGCACTTGCCAGTACCCCAACGTTTAGTCATGTATATAGTGGTGGGCGAGACCTTTCT TTGTACTTGACAGACTTGGCCACAAGAGAGAGTCTTTTGCTTTGCACAGGAGAACACCCCATTCTGCAGTTGGCTTTAGATGATGATAGCATATGGGTTGCAACAACAGATTCTTCAGTTCATAGATGGCCTGCTGAGGGGCGCAACCCTCAAAAAATTATCCAAAGAGGTGGCGCTTTCTTGGCTGGGAATTTGTCATTCTCAAGAGCAAGGGTGTCCTTAGAAGGATCTACCCTA GTCCCTGTTTATAAAGAACCAGTCTTTACAATTCCTGGAACCCCTGGAATAGTGCAACATGAAATATTAAATAATAGACGTCATGTCCTGACAAAG GATACTGCTACTTCGGTGAAGCTGTGGGAGATTACTAGAGGTGTTGTTATTGAGGATTTCGGAAag GTCTCGTTTGAGGAAAAGAAGGAAGAGCTTTTTGAGACT GTAAGCATTCCTGCATGGTTCACTGTGGATACCAGGCTTGGAAGTTTATCTGTACATATGGATACCCCACAATGCTTTTCAGCAGAGATGTATTCTGCAGACCTTAATATTGTAGGAAAGCCTGAAGATGACAAG GTTAATTTGGCACGAGAAACCCTAAAAGGGCTCTTGGCTCATTGGTTGGGGAAAAGAAAGCAAAGATTGGGAACACAAGCCTCAACGAATGGGGATGTGCCATCCGGAAAGGAAAGTACCCCCAGAATTATTACCCACTCAAGAATTGAGGCGGATGGTAATGCCGAAAATGATTCAATGGTCTATCCTCCTTTTGAATTGTCTACAGCTTCCCCTCCTTCTATCATCACTGAGGGCTCTCAGGGAGGACCGTGGAGAAAGAAGATCACTGATCTAGATGGAACTGAAGATGAGAAGGACTTCCCATGGTGGTGTCTGGATTGTGTGTTAAATAATCGCCTTCCTCCTAGAGAAAATACAAA GTGCAGTTTCTATCTACATCCATGTGAAGGTTCAACTGTTCAGATCCTTACACAAGGAAAACTAAGTGCTCCTCGCATACTACGAATTCATAAG GTTGTTAATTATGTAGTTGAAAAGATGGTCCTGGACAAACCATTAGATAGTGCAAATCCGGACTCAACATTTTCACCTAGTCTTGCTGGAGGGCCATTGTCTGTCATTGGAGATGGATCTTTTCGGTCTGGATTGAAGCCATGGCAAAAGCTTAAACCTTCTATAGAGATATTGTGCAACAATCAG GTCTTATCCCCAGACATGAGCTTAGCCACAGTACGGGCGTATGTATGGAAGAAATCCGAGGACCTGGTTCTTAATTACAGGGTGGTTCAGGGCAG GTCATAA
- the LOC126800745 gene encoding phytyl ester synthase 1, chloroplastic translates to MASVIGFGGPHFFPLISESKPPFRVQVRSLRNQDASVLSSDSVVVNGASVVGESEGSRPLMDQGNGSLRHKVKEKQKIQDGVLESLEPLWDDGYGTVTVKDYFDANEEMIKPDGGPPRWFSPLASNPPLKDSPLLLFLPGLDGTGWGLILHHKALQKVFEVRCLHIPVNDRTPFEGLVKLVEETIRLEHASSPNKPIYLVGDSFGGCLSLSVAARNPTIDLVLVLVNPATSFDRSQLQPLLPLLEAMPEELHITVPYLLSFVMGDPLKMAMVNINSTLPPSLKLMQVSQNLTALLPYLSSLADIIPKETLMWKLKLLKTAAGYANSHLHAIKAEVLVLASDKDNMVPSRDEAERLRSSLQNCTVRHFPDNGHTLLLEDGVNLLTVIKRTFKYRRSRKRDSFTDFLPPSMAELNYTFDEELRLLRFAAGSVLFSTMDDGTVVRGLAGVPNEGPVLIVGYHNLLGLEMFSLVGEFLREKKIMVRGLAHPELMFGKSSSNFDNLRLFGALPVTPRNLFKSLSSKSHVLLYPGGAREALHYKGEKYKLFWPEEPEFVRMAARFGATIVPFAAVGEDDLLELVLDYNDIKSIPVVADIVNGAQNDAIKLREDKSGEVGNQGLFFPGVLPKVPGRYYYLFGKPIETKGREEILKDKDNANKLYLEIQSKIEQSLAYLLEKREKDPYRNVIDRTVYRALHSPLNTVPTFEP, encoded by the exons ATGGCATCAGTTATAGGTTTTGGGGGACCTCACTTTTTTCCATTAATTTCCGAGAGTAAGCCTCCCTTTAGAGTGCAAGTTAGGAGTTTACGCAATCAGGATGCATcagttttgtcttcagactcAGTTGTAGTGAATGGAGCTTCTGTAGTTGGGGAGAGCGAGGGAAGTAGGCCTTTAATGGATCAAGGGAATGGCAGTTTGAGGCATAAGGTTAAGGAGAAACAGAAGATACAAGAtggtgttcttgaaagtttggAACCTTTGTGGGATGACGGGTATGGGACTGTGACCGTCAAGGATTATTTTGATGCAAATGAGGAGATGATTAAGCCTGATGGTGGTCCTCCCCGATGGTTTAGCCCCCTAGCCAGCAACCCTCCCTTGAAGGATTCTCCACTTCTATTGTTTTTGCCCG GGCTGGATGGTACTGGGTGGGGGCTCATTTTGCACCATAAAGCTCTTCAGAA GGTCTTTGAAGTTCGATGCTTGCATATTCCAGTTAATGATCGCACACCATTTGAAG GCCTGGTGAAATTGGTGGAAGAAACTATTAGGCTTGAGCATGCTTCATCTCCTAACAAGCCAATCTATTTGGTTGGAGATTCATTTGGAGGATGCCTATCACTTTCTGTTGCTGCACGCAATCCTACCATTGACCTAGTTCTGGTACTAGTCAACCCAG CAACATCCTTCGACAGGTCTCAGTTACAACCTTTACTCCCACTTTTGGAGGCTATGCCGGAAGAATTACATATTACAGTTCCCTATCTTCTCAGTTTTGTTATGG GTGATCCATTAAAAATGGCGATGGTAAACATCAACAGTACACTTCCTCCAAGCTTAAAATTGATGCAAGTGTCTCAGAATCTCACAGCTTTGCTaccatatctctct TCGTTGGCCGATATTATACCAAAAGAAACTCTCATGTGGAAGCTTAAGCTGCTCAAAACAGCTGCTGGTTATGCGAATTCCCATCTCCATGCTATTAAAGCTGAAGTACTTGTGTTGGCTAG tgACAAGGATAACATGGTTCCCAGTCGAGATGAAGCAGAACGACTAAGGAGCTCATTACAGAACTGTACAGTTCGTCACTTCCCGGACAATGGGCATACCCTATTACTG GaagatggggttaatttgtTGACAGTTATAAAACGTACTTTCAAATATCGTCGTTCGAGGAAGCGTGATAGTTTCACAGATTTCCTTCCTCCTAGTATGGCAGAACTCAACTAtacatttgatgaagaactcaG ACTGTTACGTTTTGCTGCTGGTTCTGTTCTTTTTTCAACAATGGACGATGGAACAGTAGTGAGAGGTCTTGCAGGAGTTCCAAATGAAGGACCTGTCTTAATTGTTGGCTATCATAATTTACTGGGGCTGGAAATGTTTTCATTGGTTGGAGAATTtttaagagagaagaaaataatggTTCGTGGTTTAGCACATCCAGAACTTATGTTTGGAAAGAGCTCAAGTAATTTTGACAATCTCAGATTATTTGGTGCACTCCCCGTAACGCCAAGAAATCTATTCAAATCACTTTCGTCAAAATCACATGTTCTCCTGTATCCTGGTGGTGCACGTGAAGCTCTCCATTACAAG GGTGAAAAATACAAGTTATTCTGGCCTGAGGAACCTGAATTTGTCAGAATGGCTGCACGTTTTGGGGCCACGATTGTACCATTTGCAGCTGTAGGAGAAGATGACTTACTCGAA TTGGTTCTCGACTACAATGACATAAAGAGCATCCCTGTGGTGGCTGATATTGTCAACGGTGCTCAGAATGATGCAATAAAATTGAG GGAGGACAAGAGTGGAGAAGTTGGCAATCAGGGCCTCTTCTTTCCGGGAGTTCTGCCTAAGGTACCAGGTCGCTATTATTATTTGTTTGGGAAACCAATAGAAACCAAAGGAAGGGAAGAGATCCTGAAAGACAAAGACAATGCAAACAAATTGTATCTCGAAATACAATCTAAAATTGAGCAAAGTTTAGCATACTTACTTGAGAAGCGAGAGAAGGATCCTTACAGGAATGTTATTGACAGAACAGTATATCGGGCACTGCATTCCCCACTAAATACAGTTCCAACATTTGAGCCTTGA
- the LOC126800761 gene encoding uncharacterized protein LOC126800761, which produces MAYNDYGNYRSGYSTGGVGAYDQWGNPRQSSHPGIVEPVRGYGYAADNSGQHRPSSPIRGGYGYADQASRIAPSYGANYRQQPHQTGHYSGTPAGYNDYNDYSNKPSYKHSGKSDKYDDHYRKNETSSYGPAVNMISNMVSSRVKPSRTVYSTSALPVRGDGRLTIPTDDMERALHYLKESSKTSPWPRT; this is translated from the exons ATGGCGTACAATGACTACGGCAATTACAGATCAGGTTACTCCACCGGCGGCGTTGGAGCTTACGACCAATGGGGAAATCCAAG GCAAAGTTCTCATCCAGGTATTGTTGAGCCAGTGAGAGGCTATGGCTATGCTGCTGATAACTCAGGGCAGCACAGGCCTTCCAGCCCCATCAGAGGTGGTTATGGTTATGCTGACCAAGCTTCCAGGATTGCACCATCCTATGGTGCGAATTATCGCCAACAGCCCCATCAAACCGGACACTACAGTGGCACTCCAGCAGGCTATAATGACTACAATGACTACAGCAACAAGCCAAGTTACAAGCATAGTGGAAAGAGTGACAAGTATGATGACCACTACCGCAAAAATGAAACTAGCAGTTATGGACCAGCTGTCAACATGATATCAAACATGGTATCAAGCCGGGTTAAACCAAGCCGTACAGTATACTCAACTAGTGCACTCCCCGTTCGTGGCGATGGTAGGCtcaccattccaacagatgaCATGGAGAGGGCCTTGCACTACTTGAAGGAAAGTTCAAAGACTTCGCCATGGCCACGAACATAA